In Qingshengfaniella alkalisoli, a single genomic region encodes these proteins:
- a CDS encoding 8-oxoguanine deaminase: MAGFLLKNADSILTMDDERSELSNADMRVRDGVIVEIGVDLKAQDEIEVHDARGCVVTPGLVNTHHHLFQSLTKAVPGGQDALLFGWLQTLYPIWARFGPEEIFNSTQIGLAELALSGCTLSSDHLYLYPNGARLDDSIAAAREIGLRFHPTRGAMSIGESDGGLPPDSLVEREAMILEDSIRVVDAFHDATEGAMIRVGLAPCSPFSVSRNLMRDSALLARDKGVMLHTHLAENDEDIAYSEANFGCRPGQYAEDLGWTGPDVWHAHCVKLNGQEIDLFARSRTGIAHCPCSNCRLGSGIAPVRQMRDAGVNVGLGVDGSASNDSGNLILEARQSMLLQRVVNGADAMSAREALEVATRGGADVLGRPDCGRLAVGKRADIAVWDVTGVESAGSWDPAALLLAGPTRVKHSFVEGRQVVRDGHITTIDLPKAIEQQNTLAHSLQA; encoded by the coding sequence ATGGCCGGTTTTCTTCTGAAGAACGCCGATAGCATCCTGACGATGGATGATGAGCGTAGCGAACTCAGCAATGCTGATATGCGGGTTCGTGACGGGGTGATAGTGGAGATTGGTGTCGACCTGAAAGCTCAGGACGAGATCGAGGTGCATGACGCGCGAGGCTGTGTCGTGACTCCCGGACTGGTGAATACACATCACCACCTGTTTCAATCGCTGACCAAAGCCGTGCCGGGTGGGCAGGATGCGCTGTTGTTCGGCTGGCTTCAGACCCTCTACCCGATATGGGCACGATTTGGACCGGAGGAGATATTCAACTCGACCCAGATCGGGCTCGCGGAACTGGCGCTGTCGGGCTGTACGCTGAGTTCCGATCATCTCTACCTGTATCCCAACGGCGCACGTCTGGATGACAGTATTGCGGCAGCCAGAGAAATCGGTCTCCGCTTCCATCCCACGCGTGGTGCGATGAGCATCGGCGAAAGCGACGGGGGCTTGCCACCGGACAGCTTGGTGGAACGCGAGGCGATGATCCTTGAAGACTCCATCCGTGTCGTCGATGCGTTCCACGATGCCACAGAAGGTGCGATGATCCGCGTTGGTCTTGCGCCTTGCTCGCCCTTCTCAGTTAGCCGCAACCTGATGCGTGATTCCGCGCTTCTGGCGCGGGACAAGGGCGTAATGCTGCATACCCATCTCGCCGAAAATGACGAAGACATCGCCTATTCGGAGGCAAATTTCGGATGTCGACCCGGACAGTATGCCGAAGATCTGGGTTGGACCGGACCAGATGTCTGGCACGCGCATTGTGTGAAGCTCAACGGGCAGGAGATTGATCTTTTTGCCAGAAGCCGCACAGGGATCGCGCATTGTCCCTGTTCCAACTGTCGTCTGGGAAGCGGGATCGCGCCCGTGCGCCAGATGCGGGATGCAGGCGTCAATGTCGGGCTTGGGGTGGACGGTTCTGCCAGCAACGACTCGGGAAACCTGATCCTGGAGGCGCGACAGTCCATGCTGTTGCAGCGTGTCGTCAACGGGGCTGATGCCATGTCCGCCCGCGAGGCGCTAGAAGTTGCCACGCGCGGCGGCGCTGATGTGTTGGGCCGCCCCGATTGCGGCCGGCTCGCCGTTGGCAAGCGCGCAGATATCGCCGTGTGGGACGTAACGGGCGTGGAAAGTGCGGGAAGCTGGGACCCGGCGGCCTTGCTTCTGGCAGGTCCAACACGGGTCAAACATTCCTTCGTGGAGGGACGACAAGTCGTGCGCGACGGTCATATCACCACGATCGATTTGCCCAAGGCCATTGAACAGCAAAACACGCTCGCCCATAGCCTTCAAGCGTGA